A window of Costertonia aggregata contains these coding sequences:
- a CDS encoding Glu/Leu/Phe/Val dehydrogenase dimerization domain-containing protein yields the protein MKQLLKSYEDKQPEIVFNWKDSETEAEGWTVINSLRGGAAGGGTRMREGLDMNEVLSLAKTMEVKFTVSGPPIGGAKSGINFNPNDPRKKGVLERWYRAVSPLLKSYYGTGGDLNVDEIHEVIPITEDAGVWHPQEGVFNGHFKPTEADKINRIGQLRLGVIKALESNAYSPDISKKYTVADMITGYGVAEAVRHFYDIYGGSVVGKRAIVQGFGNVGSAAAYYLAQMGAKVVGIIDRAGGVIKEEGFSFEEIKHFFLTKKGNALMASADELIPFEEINTRIWTLPTEIFLPCAASRLITKEQIGQMIDTGLEVISCGANVPFADKEIFFGPIMEFTDKRVSLIPDFVSNCGMARVFAYFMEKRVGIDDNLIFKDTSDTIRKAILNIFKQNPTKTDLCNTGFEIALKQLI from the coding sequence CGGTTATAAACTCCCTGCGCGGTGGTGCAGCGGGTGGTGGTACAAGAATGCGCGAAGGCCTGGATATGAACGAGGTACTTTCTTTGGCCAAAACCATGGAAGTTAAATTCACTGTATCTGGCCCACCGATAGGAGGGGCAAAATCGGGAATCAATTTCAATCCCAACGACCCTAGAAAAAAAGGGGTGCTAGAGCGTTGGTACCGTGCAGTCTCACCACTTTTGAAAAGTTATTATGGTACTGGTGGCGATTTGAACGTTGATGAAATTCACGAAGTAATACCAATAACCGAGGACGCTGGGGTATGGCACCCGCAAGAAGGTGTTTTTAATGGGCATTTTAAACCTACCGAGGCAGATAAAATTAATCGTATTGGCCAACTTAGGTTAGGTGTCATCAAAGCCTTGGAGAGCAATGCATATTCTCCAGATATCTCAAAAAAGTATACGGTCGCCGATATGATAACCGGCTACGGTGTAGCGGAGGCCGTTCGCCATTTTTACGATATTTATGGTGGTAGTGTCGTGGGAAAACGTGCCATAGTCCAAGGGTTTGGCAACGTGGGCAGCGCCGCTGCCTATTATTTGGCACAAATGGGTGCTAAAGTGGTAGGGATTATAGACAGAGCTGGTGGCGTCATAAAAGAAGAAGGCTTCTCTTTTGAAGAAATAAAACATTTTTTCCTTACCAAAAAGGGAAATGCCCTTATGGCCAGTGCGGATGAGTTGATACCCTTTGAAGAAATCAATACCAGGATTTGGACGTTGCCAACGGAAATTTTTCTCCCTTGTGCAGCTTCGCGCCTCATTACCAAAGAGCAAATAGGTCAAATGATAGATACCGGACTTGAGGTAATATCATGCGGAGCAAACGTGCCCTTTGCCGATAAGGAAATCTTTTTTGGTCCGATAATGGAATTTACCGACAAAAGAGTTAGCCTGATTCCCGATTTTGTTTCCAATTGTGGAATGGCACGTGTATTTGCCTATTTTATGGAAAAAAGAGTGGGAATTGATGACAACTTGATATTTAAAGATACCTCGGATACCATTAGAAAAGCAATTTTGAATATCTTTAAGCAGAATCCGACTAAAACCGATTTATGCAATACAGGATTCGAAATAGCATTAAAACAATTGATATAA
- the nhaD gene encoding sodium:proton antiporter NhaD → METIIIIVFLAGYLAITLEHNLKIDKLIPALAMMAILWAIIALAHMDVFEVNAQLRELEPSHIDEMLLHHLGKTAEILVFLLGAMTIVEIIDYFDGFATIKGFIRTRSKRRLLWLFSILAFILSAIIDNLTATIVLITILQKVINNRDTRLWFAGMIIIAANAGGAWSPIGDVTTTMLWIANKVSALQLIEHVLLPSIVCMVIPVLVASRFKAFSGNIDSDVSSLEEPKSKYGSTMLYLGLGAIVFVPFFKTVTHLPPYVGMMLSLALVATFAEIYSNSKFSISNVEGEGDDTTGHHSPVHHSLSKIELPSILFFLGILLAVAALESLGMLFHYAESLNAAIPNTDIVVMLFGVGSAVIDNVPLVAASMGMFPQAMDDPLWHFIAYSAGTGGSMLIIGSAAGVVAMGMEKIDFFWYLKKIAWLAAIGFIAGAGCFILMRDLVLNA, encoded by the coding sequence ATGGAAACTATTATAATCATCGTATTTCTGGCAGGATACCTTGCGATAACCTTAGAACATAACCTTAAAATTGACAAGCTTATTCCCGCCTTGGCCATGATGGCCATTTTATGGGCAATTATAGCCTTGGCCCATATGGATGTTTTTGAGGTGAACGCACAGCTCAGGGAGCTGGAGCCTAGTCATATTGATGAGATGTTGCTGCACCATTTGGGTAAAACCGCTGAAATACTTGTCTTTCTTTTGGGCGCCATGACCATTGTGGAAATCATTGACTACTTTGATGGTTTTGCCACTATAAAAGGGTTTATTCGTACTAGGAGCAAACGTAGGTTATTGTGGTTGTTTTCAATACTTGCGTTCATACTCTCTGCAATAATAGATAACCTGACCGCGACTATCGTTTTGATTACGATTCTGCAAAAAGTTATCAATAATAGGGATACTCGACTTTGGTTTGCCGGTATGATCATTATTGCCGCAAATGCTGGTGGAGCTTGGTCGCCCATCGGTGACGTAACCACTACCATGTTGTGGATCGCCAATAAAGTATCTGCATTACAGTTAATCGAACACGTATTGCTACCATCCATAGTTTGCATGGTAATACCTGTTTTGGTAGCGAGCAGGTTCAAGGCCTTTAGCGGGAATATTGATAGTGATGTGAGTAGTTTGGAAGAACCAAAATCGAAGTATGGTTCAACGATGTTATACTTGGGTTTGGGCGCTATCGTTTTTGTTCCCTTTTTCAAGACGGTTACCCATTTACCGCCATATGTAGGTATGATGCTTTCTTTGGCGCTTGTCGCTACTTTTGCGGAAATTTACAGTAATTCAAAATTCAGCATATCCAATGTTGAAGGAGAGGGCGATGATACAACGGGCCATCATAGCCCGGTCCATCACTCTTTATCAAAGATAGAGCTTCCCAGTATTCTATTCTTTTTAGGAATATTGTTGGCGGTTGCCGCACTGGAATCCCTAGGGATGCTTTTCCATTATGCCGAAAGCTTAAATGCAGCCATTCCCAATACCGATATCGTAGTCATGTTGTTCGGGGTTGGTTCTGCCGTTATTGACAACGTACCTTTGGTGGCGGCCAGTATGGGGATGTTTCCGCAAGCCATGGACGACCCGTTATGGCATTTCATCGCATATTCGGCCGGAACCGGTGGCAGTATGTTGATTATTGGTTCAGCTGCAGGGGTAGTGGCCATGGGTATGGAAAAGATAGATTTCTTTTGGTATCTTAAAAAGATAGCATGGTTGGCGGCGATAGGATTTATTGCTGGTGCGGGCTGTTTTATTTTAATGCGAGATTTAGTGCTCAACGCATAA